In the Colletotrichum higginsianum IMI 349063 chromosome 7 map unlocalized unitig_7, whole genome shotgun sequence genome, one interval contains:
- a CDS encoding disintegrin translates to MVSFRTIAAALAGLASFSQQALAHSTQRNPLKYVTILEDAVFHSPSQHCHALSHFDLTFSLHDKQQNIRLALEPNHDILHSTLEVNYMGGDGKIHTTETVDRSEHRVFRGKAFVRPEGRPDDWRHAGWARITVHRDGADPIFEGAFRLDDDHHRIQTGANYHARKHREDPDAPSRQNPGEYMVVWRDSDIIEYWTDKEDLKKKREIFGRSSCNSDSLDFNNDYKIVDARDPEPLQSVSSNSLFGRSIFGRQSIDGSTGNNGAGINLVSTIGQTAGCPSTRKIALLGVATDCTYTAAFNSTQAVRQNIIDVINAASEVYESTFNISLGIQNLTISDANCPGQASSTAPWNVACSNSVTITDRLNLFSAWRGNSNDNNAFWTLMSTCGTDSAVGLAWLGQACTDGAQTSGSGNNNETVASANVVIQTPSEWQVVAHEVGHTFGAVHDCMDTTCSNGDSGMNKCCPLSSGTCDAGGAYIMNPSTGTGIRAFSPCSIGNICSGLQRSQVKSTCLANNRDVNTITGSQCGNGIVEAGEDCDCGGTTGCGSNRCCNPTTCKFTTGSRCDPANEDCCNGQCQFASNGTVCRQSTGSCDPEEVCSGSASTCPSDEHKDDGDSCGNSGEGLTCASGQCTSRDQQCKTAWGSRTNASAVSSCNSGSSDCMISCNVPSISNGACVTMNQNFLDGTSCTGGGKCSNGLCQGSNPGSEIWDWIQNNKGIFIPVVIVVGLLILIVLFSCICGACRRSRSRTRAKRLQAVPVPQMSNGNGGWNNYGGAWSNPNIPPPPPAATRPGGPPPYQGSYHGSYQGGHQNDGWGMNRTQSARYA, encoded by the exons ATGGTTTCCTTTAGGACCATAGCCGCTGCCTTGGCTGGCCTGGCTTCATTTTCACAGCAAGCACTAG CGCACTCGACACAACGGAACCCGTTGAAGTACGTGACCATACTCGAAGATGCCGTCTTCCACTCCCCGTCGCAACACTGCCACGCCCTCTCGCACTTCGACCTCACTTTCTCCCTGCACGATAAACAGCAGAACATTCGCCTGGCGCTGGAGCCGAACCACGACATCCTCCATAGCACCCTGGAGGTGAACTACATGGGCGGCGATGGAAAGATCCACACGACCGAGACCGTTGACAGATCCGAACACCGCGTCTTCAGAGGAAAGGCATTTGTGCGGCCCGAGGGCCGACCTGATGATTGGAGGCATGCTGGATGGGCTCGAATCACTGTACaccgcgacggcgccgaccccATCTTCGagggtgctttccggctcgacgacgaccaccaccGTATCCAGACCGGCGCCAACTACCATGCGCGCAAGCATCGTGAGGACCCCGACGCCCCGAGCAGGCAGAACCCCGGCGAGTACATGGTCGTGTGGAGGGACTCGGACATCATCGAATACTGGACCGATAAGGAGGACCTGAAAAAGAAGCGCGAAATCTTCGGCCGTTCTTCCTGCAACTCGGACAGCTTGGACTTCAACAACGACTACAAGATCGTGGACGCACGGGATCCCGAACCCTTGCAGTCTGTGTCTTCAAACTCTCTTTTCGGACGCTCTATTTTCGGCAGACAGTCGATTGACGGCAGCACCGGTAacaacggcgccggcatcaacCTCGTCTCCACCATCGGCCAAACCGCCGGCTGTCCGTCAACGCGCAAGATTGCGCTGCTGGGTGTCGCCACCGACTGCACCTACACCGCCGCCTTTAACTCGACTCAGGCTGTCAGGCAGAACATCATCGACGTGATCAACGCTGCCTCTGAGGTGTATGAGAGCACCTTCAACATCTCGCTCGGAATCCAGAACCTGACCATCAGCGACGCAAACTGCCCCGGACAGGCCAGTTCGACCGCGCCCTGGAACGTCGCCTGCAGCAACAGCGTTACGATTACGGATCGATTGAATCTGTTCTCGGCATGGCGTGGCAACtccaacgacaacaacgccTTCTGGACCCTGATGAGCACCTGCGGTACTGActccgccgtcggcctcgcgTGGTTGGGACAGGCCTGCACTGACGGGGCCCAGACTTCGGGCAGCGGCAACAACAACGAGACGGTTGCTTCGGCAAACGTTGTTATCCAGACGCCGAGCGAGTGGCAGGTTGTCGCTCACGAGGTCGGCCACACCTTTGGCGCCGTGCATGACTGCATGGACACAACCTGCAGCAACGGCGATTCCGGTATGAATAAATGCTGCCCTCTGAGCTCCGGCACCTGCGACGCTGGTGGCGCCTACATCATGAACCCTTCTACCGGCACCGGCATCCGCGCTTTCTCGCCCTGCAGTATCGGCAACATCTGCTCGGGCCTTCAGCGCAGCCAGGTCAAGTCGACCTGCTTGGCCAACAACCGTGATGTCAATACCATCACCGGCAGTCAATGTGGTAACGGCATAGttgaggccggcgaggactgCGACTGCGGCGGCACAACCGGATGCGGCAGCAACAGATGCTGTAACCCCACAACGTGCAAGTTCACCACGGGCTCCCGATGTGATCCGGCCAACGAGGACTGCTGCAACGGGCAATGTCAGTTTGCCTCCAACGGCACGGTCTGCCGCCAGAGCACCGGTTCTTGCGATCCCGAAGAGGTCTGCAGCGGTTCGGCATCCACCTGCCCCAGTGACGAGCACAAGGACGACGGAGACTCGTGTGGCAACTCGGGTGAGGGCCTTACGTGCGCCTCTGGCCAGTGCACCTCTCGCGATCAGCAGTGCAAGACTGCCTGGGGATCCCGCACCAACGCGAGCGCGGTGTCATCTTGCAACAGCGGCAGCTCGGACTGCATGATCTCCTGTAATGTGCCCAGTATCAGCAACGGTGCGTGCGTGACGATGAACCAAAACTTCCTCGACGGAACATCGTGTACGGGGGGCGGCAAGTGCTCCAACGGCCTGTGCCAGGGCTCCAACCCCGGCAGCGAAATCTGGGACTGGATTCAGAACAACAAGGGCATCTTCATCCCTGTTGTCATCGTTGTCGGCCTCCTCATTCTCATCGTCCTGTTCAGCTGCATCTGCGGAGCTTGCCGGAGAAGCAGGAGCCGTACCAGGGCCAAGCGCCTTCAGGCCGTCCCGGTGCCGCAGATGTcgaacggcaacggcgggTGGAACAACTACGGGGGTGCTTGGAGCAACCCGAACATCCCTCCACCTCCGCCCGCTGCCACTCGTCCCGGCGGTCCTCCGCCCTACCAGGGCAGTTACCATGGCAGTTACCAGGGCGGTCACCAGAATGACGGTTGGGGGATGAACAGGACCCAGAGCGCCAGGTACGCCTAA
- a CDS encoding LisH protein, whose amino-acid sequence MVTKEYLDSDRVNFLVWRYLLEGNYRETAAKFQKEWHIQQPHRHFDFANHVKSHALVSIINKGLCYHALEREHAKKLVPSDAAAAAEALQVGLFGPLIAQPPQKIEEDEDADGEVDDTEMEVENTRKRQFDSRPQQHMVNGGSPSKRPRLSNGYESTNGADAATDPMELDSHGDNNHAYPSPLEGEQAPTPTPRTDGPEQGTQVDKVEELATETTFLRLMPDESSDSRHNSDTGATNNNHDGGAPSTTATAAAASAGGPGASPSPANGENAPILLRCEWNPKDPSILAAAGTDALARIWTLSRSSTMTPAPATEPDGHVVEIHRPFHSLIDDETPKTATVGQLAWNWGGTAIAIATEHGDKASVHIWAKDGSHIDKFDVSDPPVIKLRWSPSDAALLAIAPDNSNGNGNGGALVTVYHSLTSNTLSYFLPNHDLLNWPLDAAWTSENEFLLTGGDVMLSLQCTETSIVPNKKLESREDDTFTQVVYDWRSKLAATASDKGILDLWDGNGQRLSITAHSGAITAVQWQPLPEDSHVPEDERLIASGGDDCAIIISNAKDPEPGKAKSILTMESPIVSIAFTPDGAFIAGATSGRILIWKVGEHTMPRASWSRAPHPGWLSPKASSEPEEEDEHCLCWDADGQRLAYGANSRLAVINFRR is encoded by the exons atggTCACCAAGGAGTACCTCGACTCGGACAGAGTCAACTTCCTCGTCTGGAG GTATCTCTTGGAAGGCA ACTACCGAGAAACCGCAGCCAAATTCCAAAAGGAATGGCACATTCAGCAACCTCATCGCCATTTTGATTTCGCAAATCACGTCAAGAGTCATGCACTGGTGtccatcatcaacaaggGCCTCTGCTATCATGCCCTTGAGAGAGAGCACGCGAAGAAACTG GTGCCTTCAGatgctgcggctgcggccgAAGCACTGCAGGTGGGGTTGTTTGGGCCATTGATTGCCCAACCGCCTCAGAAGAtcgaagaggatgaagacgccgacggcgaggtggaCGACACAGAGATGGAGGTCGAAAACACTCGGAAACGCCAGTTTGACAGCCGGCCACAGCAGCACATGGTGAATGGCGGCTCACCCAGCAAGCGGCCCAGGCTCAGCAATGGGTACGAAAGCACGAATGGGGCGGATGCAGCCACGGACCCCATGGAGCTAGACAGCCACGGCGACAACAACCACGCCTATCCGTCGCCCCTTGAGGGCGAACAAGCTCCAACGCCCACGCCGAGGACAGACGGTCCCGAGCAGGGCACGCAGGTCGACAAAGTCGAGGAGCTCGCTACCGAAACCACCTTTTTGCGACTGATGCCCGATGAGAGCAGCGACAGCCGCCACAACTCCGACACAGGTGCCACGAACAACAAtcacgacggcggcgctccGTCGACAACtgcgactgctgctgctgcaagtGCAGGCGGCCCCGGagcttcgccctcgccagcCAACGGCGAAAACGCACCCATCCTATTGCGCTGCGAGTGGAACCCCAAGGACCCATCCATCTTGGCGGCTGCTGGAACCGATGCGCTAGCCCGCATTTGGACCCTCTCACGTTCAAGCACAATGACGCCCGCTCCAGCGACCGAGCCCGACGGTCACGTGGTTGAAATCCACCGCCCGTTTCACAGtctcatcgacgacgagacgccCAAGACGGCAACGGTAGGCCAGCTCGCCTGGAACTGGGGAGGTACGGCTATTGCCATCGCGACCGAGCATGGCGACAAAGCATCGGTCCACATCTGGGCAAAGGACGGTTCGCATATCGACAAATTCGACGTCTCGGACCCCCCCGTCATCAAGCTCCGTTGGAGCCCGAGCGATGCAGCGCTTCTGGCCATTGCACCCGACAACAGCAATGGCAATGGaaacggcggcgccctcgtcacTGTCTATCATTCCCTCACCTCCAACACTCTATCCTATTTCCTGCCGAACCACGACTTGCTCAATTGGCCGCTGGACGCTGCATGGACGAGCGAAAACGAGTTCCTCCTGACAGGCGGCGACGTGATGCTGTCATTGCAATGTACCGAGACGTCGATCGTGCCGAACAAGAAACTCGAGAGCCGGGAGGACGACACCTTTACCCAGGTGGTCTACGACTGGCGCTCAAAACTTGCCGCCACCGCAAGCGACAAGGGTATCCTGGAT CTCTGGGACGGAAATGGCCAGCGGTTGTCGATAACGGCCCATTCCGGCGCCATTACCGCCGTGCAGTGGCAGCCTCTTCCCGAGGACTCCCATGTTCCGGAAGACGAGCGGTTGATCGCATCCGGAGGAGATGATTGCGCCATCATCATATCCAATGCCAAGGACCCGGAGCCAGGGAAAGCCAAGTCTATCTTGACAATGGAGTCGCCAATCGTATCCATCGCCTTCACCCCTGACGGCGCCTTCATAGCTGGAGCTACGTCCGGTCGTATTCTTATCTGGAAGGTCGGAGAGCACACGATGCCCAGGGCTAGCTGGAGTAGAGCACCACATCCGGGCTGGCTTAGTCCAAAGGCCAGTTCGGAgccggaggaggaagacgagcaTTGCTTGTGCTGGGATGCAGACGGGCAAAGACTCGCATACGGAGCCAACAGCAGG TTGGCCGTCATCAACTTCCGCCGGTAA
- a CDS encoding Eukaryotic integral membrane protein — MPPRINIPPVTRGLLAALVVQSFLSAAIRYRQWSATSEIVIPYLTLIPQLSLVYPWTFLTSTLVENNIFTLAIACVTIYQGGRYLERAWSSAELAKFVAITALVPNTLTFALMIIFFSLTRNERWTLTVIGGTIPMQISFLVAFSQLVPAHTVTLFRGILSLRVPRFPLLYLGIVFVLSLTPLLTTASFSLALSGFLTSWTYLRFYKTVFPDLDSSQPTALRGDASETFAFAEFFPAPVKPFVATVAAQIFEVLVAMRICTPFSDNGSTGRGNHYIQRSAPGGARAEAERRRALALKTLDQRLHAATAGSAAAQSSSQPPAQQPTGPTVHTQPQPNTQTAMTTEPTAMLGETNYHPEQDSNEKSAS, encoded by the exons ATGCCGCCTCGAATCAACATCCCGCCGGTCACCCGGGGCCTGCTAGCCGCGCTCGTTGTGCAGTCCTTTCTGAGCGCTGCGATCCGCTATCGACAATGGAGCGCGACGTCTGAGATCGTGATACCGTATCTGACGCTCATCCCTCAGCTCTCCCTTGTTTACCCGTGGACCTTCTTGACCTCAACGCTTGTCGAGAACAACATATTCACGCTCGCGATTGCCTGCGTCACAATCTACCAGGGAGGTCGCTACCTGGAGAGAGCTTGGTCTTCGGCGGAACTGGCCAAATTCGTCGCCATCACGGCTCTGGTCCCGAACACCTTGACCTTTGCGCTCATgatcatcttcttctccctgaCGAGGAATGAGCGTTGGAC ACTGACTGTCATCGGCGGCACGATCCCGATGCAGATCTCCTTCCTTGTCGCATTCAGCCAGCTCGTCCCGGCGCATACCGTCACTCTGTTCCGCGGCATTCTGTCCCTTCGAGTTCCGAGATTTCCTCTGCTAtacctcggcatcgtcttcgtcctgtCTCTCACGCCGCTCCTGACGACCGCCTCGTTTTCCCTTGCTCTGAGCGGCTTCCTTACGAGTTGGACCTACCTCCGCTTTTATAAGACTGTCTTCCCCGATCTCGACTCCTCTCAGCCGACTGCCCTCCGAGGAGATGCCAGCGAGACATTTGCGTTTGCCGAGTTCTTCCCTGCGCCGGTGAAGCCGTTCGTGGCAACCGTTGCGGCCCAGATCTTTGAGGTGCTGGTCGCGATGCGGATATGCACCCCGTTCTCAGACAACGGCTCGACGGGGCGGGGCAACCACTACATCCAGAGAAGCGCCCCCGGCGGTGCGAGAGCCGAGGCGGAGCGCAGAAGAGCGCTGGCACTCAAGACGCTGGACCAGAGACTACACGCCGCCACAGCCGGCAGCGCAGCGGCCCAGTCCTCGTCACAACCGCCGGCACAACAGCCCACCGGCCCAACGGTACACACGCAGCCGCAACCCAATACGCAGACGGCCATGACCACGgagccgacggcgatgctggGAGAGACCAACTACCACCCCGAGCAGGACTCGAACGAGAAGTCCGCGTCGTGA